In Erpetoichthys calabaricus chromosome 4, fErpCal1.3, whole genome shotgun sequence, one genomic interval encodes:
- the olig2 gene encoding oligodendrocyte transcription factor 2 → MDSDASLVSSRPSSPEVDDIFLSSARKASGFSGAVSSTQSDSPPEMGNDMRSSISVSPGEDSLTLKMFSKKDRKLLSDTELQQMRLKINSRERKRMHDLNIAMDGLREVMPYAHGPSVRKLSKIATLLLARNYILMLSSSLEEMKRLVSEIYGGHHSGFHPSACGAMAHTGPLPGHPVSHAAHQVHHPIIPPSVSTASLSGPAISGVSSVRPHHGLLKSPSAGAGPLGSSFQHWGAGMPCPCSMCQVPPPQISSMSTVTLPRLTSDTK, encoded by the coding sequence ATGGACTCCGATGCCAGTTTAGTCTCCAGCAGGCCATCTTCTCCAGAGGTCGATGACATCTTCTTGTCTTCGGCGAGGAAAGCCAGCGGCTTCTCGGGCGCGGTGTCCTCCACGCAAAGCGACTCTCCTCCCGAAATGGGCAACGACATGAGGTCGTCGATCTCGGTCAGTCCAGGGGAGGACAGCCTCACTTTGAAAATGTTCTCCAAGAAGGACCGAAAGCTCCTGTCGGACACCGAGCTGCAGCAGATGAGGCTGAAGATCAACAGCCGGGAACGAAAGAGGATGCACGACTTGAACATCGCGATGGACGGCCTGAGAGAGGTGATGCCCTACGCGCACGGGCCTTCGGTCAGAAAACTCTCCAAAATCGCCACTCTGCTTTTGGCCCGAAACTACATCCTCATGCTCAGCAGTTCCTTGGAAGAAATGAAGAGACTGGTTAGTGAGATCTATGGGGGGCACCACAGTGGATTTCACCCGTCAGCCTGCGGGGCCATGGCGCACACGGGACCTTTGCCGGGTCACCCGGTCTCTCACGCGGCGCATCAGGTGCATCACCCCATCATCCCGCCCTCCGTTTCCACGGCTTCCCTCTCTGGACCGGCCATTTCGGGGGTGAGCTCCGTGAGACCCCACCACGGCCTCCTCAAGTCTCCGTCTGCGGGCGCGGGACCCCTGGGGAGCAGCTTTCAGCACTGGGGCGCTGGGATGCCCTGTCCGTGCAGCATGTGCCAGGTGCCACCTCCTCAGATATCCAGCATGTCCACAGTCACCCTGCCCAGACTGACCAGTGAcaccaaataa